GACCATGCGGCCATATCGGTAGCCAGGAACAGAAAGACGCAAGCTCTAGAAGCACACGTTGAAGATCTTGAGACAACGAATAGAGTTCTGATGGATAAGAACAGGGAGCTTCAGGGAGTCGCCGGGAAAGTGGCTGGACCCACAGAGGAGTGGAAACCAGACGAGTCCTGAGCATGCCGAAAAGGAAGACTTGGCGGAGGACGGCTCGGGATGGTTCCAAAGGGAGCCTTCCGTTGTGTTGGAACCTGTTGAAAACTAGGAGGGGCCAAGACTCGCCGCCTTCCGGAATCCGTCCTCCGCCTCTTTTGCCTGAAGGGGTTGCCCCATGAACGAGCCTAAGGACAGGCACATAGCCACCGGAAAACAGAAGGAAGCAGGATTTTCCCTCATCGAGACATTGGTTGCCTCTCTCATTCTGGCAATCGGTCTGCTTGCTGTGACCGCACTTTACCCCAGGGCTATGTCGGTCATTGCTGCTGGAAACAACAGATTGACGGCGGGTAATCTAGCCCAGAAAAAGTTGGAAGAGCTTTTTGAGGCTGCGGCCTCCGGCGATCTGACTGGAAAGCTTACCCCAGGAACACACCAGGACCAGCCCGATCCGAAGTTCACAAGAACCTGGTCAATTGTTGATAATCATCCAGAAAAAGGAGTTCATTCTCTGTCAGTGACCGTCGCCTGGGACCGCCCCGACAAGCAAAGATCTGTCACTTTCAAATCCCTCGTAGCTGTGAGGAGAGACGGCATATGAACCATCACAAGGAAAAAGGCTTTACTGTCGTGGAACTCCTGGTGGCCATGACCACTATGTCTGTTGTGGTTACAGCGGCATTTGCGTTCCTCTTCTCGGAGATTGATGCCCAGAGATTCGGTGTTCAACTCGCGCACGCACAGCAGAAGACCAGCCTCGCAATGCAGAGACTGACCAGCGACTTGCGCATGGCCGGTCATGGCTGTTCTTCTGGCGACCCCGTTTTCGATGTTGCAGGCTGCCAGGAAGTCTGCTTCTGGGCCGCTCCCTATTCAGATAGTCTTCCCAGGCTTGTGAGGTACTTCCTCCGGCAGAAGTCGCCTCAACACAGAGAGAAGTTGCTCATCCGATGTACTGGCCGCGATACTCTTGGCCAGGTGGTCTCCTCCCATGTGATCGGTTTTGCTCTCGACTATCTCGATGCTGACGGGGTTAGCCTTCTGAGGGGACCTTCGGGCGGACCTGCGGTCAGTCCAAACTTGCACCTTGATGACATCAACCTGAACGGCACAAAAGATATATTCGACATAAGAAGGATCTCCATTGTCATTCGCACTCGGACGGAAAAACCTAGAAACGGCGTCTTCGGCACCTGCGAGCTGAAATCTGAGGTCGCTCCACGAAACCTACCCATCGTCGCCTCGCGAGGAAACATATGCTCCGATTGATTTTCAGATGCGACCGAGCCACCTTCCGAACTCTACTGCTCAACAGAGAGTCGGGTACAGCCCTCATAGTCTCGTTGATGGTCACTTGCCTGCTCATGATGTTATGTTTCGCATTCCTTTTGGAGACTAACACAGAAACACGCTTCTCTTCCAGACAGCAGGCCAAAAGTGCCGCGTTCTATCTTGCCGAAGCAGGCGCACAAAGGGCCTACGTGAGACTCTGCTCAGATTTCACCTGGAGAGATGGGTTCAAGGACGAAAAGATGGGTTCCGGGCTGTACACTGTTCAAATCGATGACAGTAATTCAGATCCTTCCATACCCGAAGATATTGTGCGCGTAACATCAACCGGCAAGGCAAGAAATGCTCAGAAGATCATCAGGACGCAACTCAAGCAGGCGCGCGTAAGAGCATTTGACTATGCCTGCTTTGCAAGGGACGCAGCCGGACTGAGATTTAATGGCAACAGTGATCCCTCTATTTGCGGCGGTATATACACACTTGGCATCCTCAACGTGAGCACCGGCTGTACTGTTCATGGGGACCTACTTGCCCTAGGAGACATATCAATCGGTTTTCAAAGCCCTGGTCTATCATCCACCCGACTACTTGGCAATATCAACTCTGGCGGCACTGTGGCGCTAGCCCCCGCATGTTCAGTTTTGGCAAGAGGCGAGATGGACATATGTTGCGAGCCGGCATCTCCTGCCGCGGGGGATGTAGTCGCAAGAGGAGCGATCTACGCCGGTGGATTCATCGAGGGTGAGAAAAGGGCTTACTCCGATGATGAGATAGACAGCGTGCCCTTCCCCGAGAACTACTTCGACTTTGACTGGCATTCTCTGGAAACTTCATCTCTCAGAGGATGGGCGATTTACCGATTTGAAGACTCGAAGGAATTCTGGAGATTCCTCAGGAAGAATTACTCTTCTGCAACAAAAACATATTCCCTGGGCGGCATATTCCTGATAAGGGGCGACCTGAAGATTGAAAGACCGAAGGAGGACGACAGGATTATCCTAATTGGCACACTCGTTGCCTCCGGCGATGTAATAGTAAGCACTCCAGCCAGGTTTATGCTCCAGAGGCCCGATTCTACATTCCCGGCAATTGTATCTCTCGGCGGAGATATCGTATTTGAAGAAGGAGGAGGCCCCGTCTCTATCCTCGGACTTCTTTATGCCAAGGGAGAAATCCACATGCATCACACTGGGCAGGAGAACCAAATCACACTCTTTGGCGCAGAATGTGCCTACAAGATACGCAACTGCGTGAACTCCAGGGTAGTCTATGACCCATCTGTTTCCTGGGTGATGCCCTTTTCTCCACAGCCGATTCTTCTCGTACAGTCCTGGGAAGAGTTGTAGCCAGCCGCTATTTTACGCCCGCTCCCATCTTCACCTTCCTTCCACTCATCCGGTAGGCATAGGACATGAATTCGGTGTTGTGCCAGACTCCTACTCTTCCCCTTCCATCAATGGCGATGGCTCCTGCTCGACCTCCCGTCACCTTTTCTAACCTGTTCATGACCATTCTAAGAGCCATCCTGGGGCTCGACCCTTTCTCCATCAGTTCAAGAACACTCTTTGAGAGAACCACCCTTACTATGTCCTCGCCAAGTCCAGTGGCAGAGACTCCGCCGATTGATGAATCTGCGTATATACCTGCTCCCACGATAGGAGTATCGCCAACCCTTCCCGGAAGCACGAAGAGGGCTCCACCTGTAGAACAACCGGATGCCACCTGACCCTGTCTGTCGATGGCAACAGCTCCCACGGTTTCACAGCCGTAGATTGATTCAAGCAGTTGCCTGTGTTTGTGCTCTTTGCAGAGATTCCTCTTCCATTCTTCAATTCTCCTTGCAGTGCGGACTTCACCTTCCTCTATGCCAGATGCCACAGCGAATCTTCTTGCTCCCTCTCCCACCAACATCACGTGCTCTGTCCTTTCCATGACTGCTCGCGCTGCTCTTATGGGGTTCTTGATATTCTCAACAGCAGCAACCGCTCCAGCCCTTAGTCTGTCGCCCTCCATGATGGACGCGTCCATCCTGGGCACCCCATCCAGTTGGAGCCGTGAGCCTGTCCCCGCATTGAAATCCGGATAGTCCTCGAGGAACACTATTGCCGCTTCCACGGCATCGACCGCACTCTTCCCTTCTTCCAGAAGACAGTAGCCA
This genomic stretch from candidate division TA06 bacterium harbors:
- a CDS encoding prepilin-type N-terminal cleavage/methylation domain-containing protein, which encodes MNEPKDRHIATGKQKEAGFSLIETLVASLILAIGLLAVTALYPRAMSVIAAGNNRLTAGNLAQKKLEELFEAAASGDLTGKLTPGTHQDQPDPKFTRTWSIVDNHPEKGVHSLSVTVAWDRPDKQRSVTFKSLVAVRRDGI
- a CDS encoding peptidase T, which translates into the protein MRAFGIVADGGAGGRRRPSRRRVMAVAKSVELGYCLLEEGKSAVDAVEAAIVFLEDYPDFNAGTGSRLQLDGVPRMDASIMEGDRLRAGAVAAVENIKNPIRAARAVMERTEHVMLVGEGARRFAVASGIEEGEVRTARRIEEWKRNLCKEHKHRQLLESIYGCETVGAVAIDRQGQVASGCSTGGALFVLPGRVGDTPIVGAGIYADSSIGGVSATGLGEDIVRVVLSKSVLELMEKGSSPRMALRMVMNRLEKVTGGRAGAIAIDGRGRVGVWHNTEFMSYAYRMSGRKVKMGAGVK